Part of the Polyangiaceae bacterium genome, CCTCGGCATCACTCGTCACGACCGTGGCCGCGTGGCGCCGGGCAAGTAGCGCGACACTGGCGTCGATCACGTCGCTGGTCCCGGTCTGACCGCACAGCACGCCAGCCGCCTGTGCTTCTTCGCGATCGAGCGCCTTCACCTCGAGGAGGCCTGACCCCACCAGCCGAGCCAGACGCGCCTGCCGCTTCCCATCCCGCCACACCTGGCCCACGACCCCTGCCGGCGCGTGCAGCGCCACACCATTGGCCAGGGCGAGCTCGACGAGCGTCCGGACTTTCCTGTCGTTGCGCTCGAAAGCGATCAGGGCTCCAGCGTCGAGCACTACAGGCCGAGGACGTCCCTTGCCCACTGCTCCTCCTTCTTCGTGGCTGGACCATTCTCGGCCTTCATCTCCGCGAGAAGGGCCGCGAGGTCGTCGCGACGCGCCTTTTCCTCCATCGCCGAATCGACCCACGCGCTGACCGACTTCGCCCGCCCCCGCTTCACCTGTCGCTCGGCCTTCGCCAGGAGCTGTCGTCGCACGGTTACCGTGACTCGTGCTTTCTGCATACGAAGATCATACTTGGTCGGATGCCCCGCGCAAGCTCGCCTCGGTCACGCGGGCGGGTACAGCCGACCTGTTCCCAGCTCGCTGACCACAACCCGGTCTCGCCGGCGGGTACAGCCGCCCCGTTCCCGGTCCTCGAGCGCGAGGTGACTCAGTCCTCCATCTTCTTGCCGAGCAGCTTCTCCGCGATGTGCTCGCCGAGCTGATCGACCAGGAGCTTCTCCACGGTGCGCTCGCTCTCGCGACGCTCGGCCGCGTCCGCGAACTGGAACTCGATGCCCATGCCCGCGGGATTCGCCTTGGTCGCCTCTTCGACCGGCGTGATCCAGCACACGCGGCCCTTGAGGCGCAGCGGCTCCTCCATCGTGGGAATGCCCAGCGCGAACACGAACTCCGTCCCCTCCGGCAGCGGGCGCTCCGTGGCGATGAAGGTCCCGCCCCGAGAGATGTTCTTGGTGTAGTCCGCGAAGAAGGTGTTCACCCGGCGGTACTCGACCTTGAGCTCGATGGGCAGGCGGTCGCCCTGGCGCCGATCATCGGGCGGTTCCGACGTGCTCATCGCGGAGAAGATTAGAGCCCTCCCCGCGGCGGGGCCAAGCGGGCTAACGTCCGGCCGGCGGTTCGAGGCGGCTCTCTGCGGCTCCCCCGCCGTGGTATGGGCCGGCCGTGCGGGATCCTCACGAGGTGCTCGGCGTCGGGCGGGGGGCGAGCGAGGCGGAGCTCAAGAGCGCCTTTCGCCGCCTGGCGGTCAAGCACCACCCGGATCGCAACCCGGGTGACCCGGACGCCCAGAGCCGCTTCACGGAGATCAACCAGGCGTATCAAATCCTGAGCGACCCCCAGAAGCGAGCCGCGTGGGAGCGCTACGGCGAGGCCGCCTTCCGACCGGGTGGCGCGGGACCTGGCGGCGTGCCGTTCGTGGACCTGGGAGGCTTCGACGGGATCTTCGGCGACATCCTGGACGCCTTCGGCATCCGCGGTGAGGGCCGCGGCAACGTGCGGGTGAAGCTCGAGCTCTCCTTCGAGGAAGCGGCTCACGGCTGCGAGAAGCAGGTGCGCTACGACGTCGTGGATCGGTGCGAGGGCTGCGGCGGCAGCGGCGCGGAGCCGGGCGCCAGCGTCTCGACTTGCGTCGCCTGCAACGGCAAGGGACGGGTGCGCTTCCAGCAGGCCATCTTCCCCATCGCCGTCGAGCGCGCCTGCTCGCGCTGCCACGGCACCGGCCAGTTGCCGAGCACGCCTTGCAAGCGCTGCTCGGGCGCTCGGCTCACCAAGCGGAGCAAGACCGCCGAGGTGACGATCCCCGCCGGCGTCGCTTCGGGCTCGAGCCGAGTCATCGACGGCGCCGGCAGTCGTACGGGGCCGGAGCGCGCGCCCGGCAACCTGGAGATCCTGATCGAGGTCGCGGCTCACCCGTTCTTCCAGCGCGAAGGGGACGACGTCCTGTGCAGCGTGCCGATCAGCTTCGTGCAGGCGGCGGTCGGCGGCGAGATCGACGTGCCCACGCTCGAGGGCAAGGTGAAGCTGCGCGTCCCACCCGCGACGCAACCGGGCAGCGTGCTGCGCATCCGCGGCAAGGGCTTGCCCCACCGCGTGCGCGGCGGTCGCGGCGACCAACTGGTGGAGATCAGCGTCGAGGTCCCGACCGAGCTCACGCCGCGGGCGCGAGAGCTGCTGGAGCAGCTGGGCCACGAGCTGGGCGAGGACGTTCAGCCCAAGCAGAAGACCTTCGTGGAGAAGCTGAAGAGCCTGTTCGGATGACCGCCATCACCTTCGACTTCGGGCAGACCCTGGCGGAGCTCGACCTCGACATGCTGGTGCGCCGGCTCGCCGAGCAGGGGGCGCGCCTGGACGCGGCGCGGGCGGCGCGCGAGACCGACGCGGCCTGGGCGGCCTACGGTGACGCCAAGCGCGCCGGCCTGGTGGCCCACGACGCCTGGTGTACCTTCATGCGCACGCTGCTCGAGCGCTCCGGGGTCGAGGGCCGCCCTGTCGGCGAGCTGGCCGAGTGGCTCTGGGAACAGCAGCCGATCCAGAACCTGTGGCGAAAACCCATCGCGGGCATGTTCGAGCTGGTCGAGGAGCTGTCCGAGCTGGGAGTTCCGCTGGGCGTCGTCTCGAACAGCGAGGGCAAGCTGAGCGAGCTCTGCGTCGAGCTCGGCATTCGCTCCCGCTTCCGGGCCTTCGCGGACTCCGGCGTGCTCGGCGTCGAGAAGCCGGACAAACGCATCTTCGAGTGGACCGCCGCCGAGCTCGGTGTCTCGACTTCGAACATCGTACACGTCGGCGACGCCTGGGAGGCCGACGTGGTCGGCGCACTGAACGCCGGCGCCCGTGCGATCTGGTTCGCCCCGGTGGATGCCCGCCCGCTCCCGGAAGGCGTGCGCGCGGCGAGAAACGCCCCTGAGGTGAGGAGCGCCCTCGGAGATTTCGGCGCGCTGCCCTAGCGGTCCGACCGGTTTCCATTGCCCGGGCCCGCGTCTTGCCGGAAACTTCGTCGATGACCAGGAGAACGCTCGCGCTCGGGTTGTGCCTGCTCCCGCTGACCTACGCCGTGGCCTGCGGCGGTGGCTCGGAGGGCGAATCGAAGGGCACCGGCGGCACCGGTAAAGGCGGCAGCGGCAACGCGGGCAGCGGCGGCGCGAGCGGAAGCGCCGGAGCCGCGGGCGGCGGAGCAACGGCCGGTGCCGGCGGCGGCAGCGCGGGCTCCGGCACGGGCGGCGGCGGTGGCTCGGGCACCGGCGGCGCGGGCACCGGCGGCTTCGGCGCCGACGCCGGGCTCCCCGACGTCTCGTTCACCTACGACGGCGGCACCGAGGACGACGGCGGCGGTGTCGGCGACGCGTGCGCAGCCATCACCGCGAAGGCCGAGCCGAAGCCCCTCGACATGTACATCATGCTCGACAAGTCCGGCAGCATGGGCACGGACTGCAACATCGGCGCGACCACCGCGTCGAAGTGGTGCTACGCGGTCAACGCGCTGAACGGCTTCTTCACCTCGCCCTCGGCGCCGGGGATGGGCGTCGCGCTCCAGTACTTCCCCATCACGGGGTACGCCTGCACCGGCGCCGGCGGCACCGAGGCCACGCCCGCGGTCGCGCTGGGGCAGCTCCCGGGCAACCTGGGCGCTCTCCAGGGCTCGCTCAACTCCGCCGTGCCCAACGGCTCCAACACGCCCATCGAGGCGGGGCTGCGCGGGCTCATCGACTACACCGGCAAGAACAAGCAGCCGAACCGCGTGATGATCGCCATCCTGATCA contains:
- a CDS encoding PIN domain nuclease, with the protein product MGKGRPRPVVLDAGALIAFERNDRKVRTLVELALANGVALHAPAGVVGQVWRDGKRQARLARLVGSGLLEVKALDREEAQAAGVLCGQTGTSDVIDASVALLARRHAATVVTSDAEDLRRIDPKVRLVEC
- a CDS encoding TIGR02266 family protein — encoded protein: MSTSEPPDDRRQGDRLPIELKVEYRRVNTFFADYTKNISRGGTFIATERPLPEGTEFVFALGIPTMEEPLRLKGRVCWITPVEEATKANPAGMGIEFQFADAAERRESERTVEKLLVDQLGEHIAEKLLGKKMED
- the dnaJ gene encoding molecular chaperone DnaJ, giving the protein MRDPHEVLGVGRGASEAELKSAFRRLAVKHHPDRNPGDPDAQSRFTEINQAYQILSDPQKRAAWERYGEAAFRPGGAGPGGVPFVDLGGFDGIFGDILDAFGIRGEGRGNVRVKLELSFEEAAHGCEKQVRYDVVDRCEGCGGSGAEPGASVSTCVACNGKGRVRFQQAIFPIAVERACSRCHGTGQLPSTPCKRCSGARLTKRSKTAEVTIPAGVASGSSRVIDGAGSRTGPERAPGNLEILIEVAAHPFFQREGDDVLCSVPISFVQAAVGGEIDVPTLEGKVKLRVPPATQPGSVLRIRGKGLPHRVRGGRGDQLVEISVEVPTELTPRARELLEQLGHELGEDVQPKQKTFVEKLKSLFG
- a CDS encoding HAD-IA family hydrolase: MLVRRLAEQGARLDAARAARETDAAWAAYGDAKRAGLVAHDAWCTFMRTLLERSGVEGRPVGELAEWLWEQQPIQNLWRKPIAGMFELVEELSELGVPLGVVSNSEGKLSELCVELGIRSRFRAFADSGVLGVEKPDKRIFEWTAAELGVSTSNIVHVGDAWEADVVGALNAGARAIWFAPVDARPLPEGVRAARNAPEVRSALGDFGALP
- a CDS encoding VWA domain-containing protein, with product MTRRTLALGLCLLPLTYAVACGGGSEGESKGTGGTGKGGSGNAGSGGASGSAGAAGGGATAGAGGGSAGSGTGGGGGSGTGGAGTGGFGADAGLPDVSFTYDGGTEDDGGGVGDACAAITAKAEPKPLDMYIMLDKSGSMGTDCNIGATTASKWCYAVNALNGFFTSPSAPGMGVALQYFPITGYACTGAGGTEATPAVALGQLPGNLGALQGSLNSAVPNGSNTPIEAGLRGLIDYTGKNKQPNRVMIAILITDGAPNACNTSGTYMAGLASAHFTATGVRTFVIGMTGANFTTLEQIAAGGGTTTHPDNVPGVTDSCGNGAGPCYHWNVGAGNPQAFVAALQAIQQSAVGCQYGMPTSDAGIIDPDKIEVQYTPGGGSPQKLPRVNNAAACGTADGWYYDNNTSPTTILLCPASCTKVTGDPNAKIDIVLGCLGS